A stretch of Paenibacillus mucilaginosus 3016 DNA encodes these proteins:
- a CDS encoding ABC transporter permease, which yields MEVAKNHFFSDLSVMLGRSMRHIFRSMDTIFTVCITPIAMMLLFVYVFGGAIQTGTDNYVNYLLPGILLMAIASGVAYVAYRLFLDKQRGIIERFHSMPIARSTVLWGHVLTSVVSNVISVVVIILVALIMGFRSSAGVLSWLAVAGILVLFTLALTWVAVIAGLSAKTVEGASAFSYPLIFLPFISSAFVPTETMPLVVRAFAENQPVTSIVETIRALLSNSPVGNDIWVALAWCLGIIIIAYLFAVRAYKRNAA from the coding sequence ATGGAGGTGGCAAAAAACCATTTTTTCAGTGACTTGAGCGTCATGCTTGGACGTTCCATGCGCCATATTTTCCGCAGTATGGACACCATCTTCACGGTCTGCATCACTCCGATTGCCATGATGCTGCTGTTCGTCTATGTGTTTGGCGGCGCAATCCAAACCGGTACGGATAACTATGTGAACTACCTGTTGCCAGGCATACTGCTAATGGCTATTGCCAGCGGGGTGGCCTACGTGGCTTACCGCCTATTTTTGGATAAGCAACGGGGCATCATTGAGCGGTTCCACTCCATGCCGATTGCGCGTTCCACTGTGCTGTGGGGGCATGTGCTGACATCGGTGGTATCCAACGTCATTTCTGTTGTCGTCATCATTCTCGTAGCGCTCATTATGGGATTCCGTTCGTCGGCAGGGGTACTGTCTTGGCTTGCCGTAGCCGGTATACTCGTGTTGTTTACGCTGGCTTTGACTTGGGTCGCGGTCATTGCCGGACTGTCAGCAAAAACAGTGGAAGGTGCAAGTGCCTTTTCCTATCCGTTGATCTTCCTGCCGTTTATCAGCTCAGCGTTCGTGCCGACCGAGACGATGCCATTAGTCGTACGCGCCTTTGCCGAAAACCAGCCTGTGACGTCTATCGTAGAAACCATCCGTGCGTTACTGTCAAATTCACCGGTAGGCAATGATATCTGGGTCGCTTTAGCGTGGTGCTTAGGGATAATCATCATCGCATATCTATTTGCGGTGCGCGCATACAAACGGAATGCAGCATAA
- a CDS encoding transposase, translating into MKARRGLPRNRLIPEKRIYFRPELTHCPDCGTKLKRHHTASHKIVATLKGILDVWNMAYHCPNEACGKLERYFRSAQADALCLKHTSYAYDVLVLVGEMRFKQHMTVTEISEALTQRAIPTSERHAMRLYEWYLTLLRASLTDDVKEDLKKIVKEHGGLLLSMDGVQPEKGNETLYVVREGFSGRILAAKNLKSGSCSELKALLKPVKDLDYPVVGLVSDGQRSIRMAMEETWGDTPYQYCQYHYLKDIAKPVVDFGTVN; encoded by the coding sequence ATGAAAGCGAGAAGAGGGCTACCTCGAAATCGACTTATTCCTGAAAAAAGAATCTACTTCCGTCCCGAGCTGACACACTGCCCGGATTGCGGTACGAAGCTCAAGCGGCATCATACCGCTTCACATAAGATTGTAGCTACACTGAAGGGAATTTTAGATGTCTGGAATATGGCCTACCACTGCCCGAACGAAGCCTGCGGTAAATTGGAGCGTTATTTTCGTTCGGCTCAAGCGGACGCCCTATGTTTAAAACATACATCTTATGCTTATGACGTTCTTGTGCTTGTTGGAGAAATGCGCTTCAAACAGCATATGACGGTTACTGAAATATCCGAAGCGTTGACCCAGCGAGCGATTCCAACCTCCGAGCGCCATGCGATGCGTTTATACGAATGGTATCTAACTTTGCTTCGCGCTTCTTTAACCGATGATGTAAAGGAAGATTTAAAAAAAATCGTAAAGGAACATGGCGGCCTTCTCTTGTCTATGGATGGGGTTCAGCCCGAAAAAGGTAATGAAACGCTCTATGTTGTTCGCGAAGGATTTAGTGGTCGTATTTTAGCTGCCAAAAACCTGAAAAGCGGATCGTGCTCGGAGCTCAAAGCTCTGCTAAAGCCTGTTAAGGACTTGGATTATCCAGTTGTTGGGTTGGTAAGTGATGGCCAACGGTCGATCCGTATGGCTATGGAGGAAACATGGGGTGACACCCCTTACCAATATTGCCAGTACCACTATCTCAAAGATATTGCCAAGCCGGTAGTCGATTTTGGGACCGTAAACTGA
- a CDS encoding MerR family transcriptional regulator has product MIVLKIGKVRKITGVSARSIRYYEEKGLIKASRQENNYREYDEKVIDSINAIQLYLGLGLTTDQIQDIIFCKYPEHQEHKDKDVYCEELLLMYQSKMQEINQQIAALTEAKFNLAEKINHMVQKREEENK; this is encoded by the coding sequence GTGATCGTTTTGAAGATAGGAAAGGTAAGAAAAATAACCGGCGTTAGCGCCCGGTCGATTCGCTATTATGAGGAGAAAGGATTGATCAAAGCATCTCGTCAAGAAAATAATTACAGGGAATATGACGAAAAGGTGATCGATTCCATAAACGCAATTCAACTCTATCTAGGGTTAGGGCTTACAACGGACCAAATTCAAGACATCATCTTCTGCAAATATCCTGAGCATCAGGAGCATAAAGATAAGGACGTCTATTGTGAGGAATTACTGCTTATGTATCAGTCGAAAATGCAAGAGATCAATCAACAAATAGCTGCATTAACCGAAGCGAAGTTCAATTTGGCCGAAAAAATCAATCACATGGTACAAAAACGGGAGGAGGAAAACAAGTGA
- a CDS encoding NmrA family NAD(P)-binding protein: MTILVTGATGTVGRHVVEQLIQKGQKVRALTRNPLQANLPNEVEVVAGDLSDPSTLVSALVGISGMHLITTGAEYTPLQTGPEIVELAEKAGVRRVTLLWNGEKGPFERAIEASSLEWTQLQAFEFMANARKWANSIRSVGVVRDMFGGSRIASVHEADIGRVAAVALTEEGHSGKIYTLTGPESLSVPDKVRIISEVIGREIQFIESSEEEEREQMRRMGVQEDAIDYVISWHLNPPKTAYKVLSTVEEVTGHKPYTFAEWVKENAGFFISDVS, from the coding sequence GTGACTATATTAGTTACAGGGGCAACGGGAACCGTAGGGCGACACGTCGTGGAGCAACTTATTCAAAAGGGGCAAAAGGTGCGTGCATTGACACGTAATCCGCTGCAGGCCAATCTTCCTAATGAGGTAGAGGTTGTTGCGGGAGATTTAAGTGATCCAAGTACGCTAGTTTCTGCGTTGGTTGGCATAAGCGGCATGCATTTAATTACAACAGGCGCTGAATATACCCCGTTACAAACAGGCCCAGAAATTGTTGAACTTGCTGAGAAGGCTGGGGTACGCAGGGTTACCCTTTTATGGAACGGAGAGAAAGGCCCTTTTGAGAGGGCAATTGAGGCCAGTAGTCTGGAGTGGACTCAACTTCAAGCCTTTGAATTTATGGCAAATGCACGAAAATGGGCGAACTCAATACGCTCTGTGGGGGTTGTTCGAGATATGTTTGGAGGATCACGAATTGCTTCTGTTCATGAAGCGGATATTGGAAGAGTCGCAGCGGTTGCACTAACTGAGGAAGGTCATTCAGGTAAAATATACACACTAACAGGGCCTGAGAGTTTGTCGGTTCCAGATAAAGTCCGGATAATTAGTGAGGTTATCGGACGTGAAATTCAATTTATTGAGAGCTCCGAAGAAGAAGAACGTGAACAGATGAGAAGAATGGGTGTTCAGGAGGATGCAATTGATTACGTGATTAGTTGGCACCTTAATCCGCCTAAAACTGCTTATAAGGTTTTGTCGACAGTTGAGGAAGTAACAGGACATAAGCCGTATACTTTCGCAGAGTGGGTTAAGGAGAATGCAGGATTTTTTATATCGGATGTTTCTTGA
- a CDS encoding arylamine N-acetyltransferase family protein — protein sequence MSNVNAPFRARIGLLNDGPLTFDQLSTVLERTAFAVPFENFAIIESRTQTISKEQLLDKITVQGEGGLCYELNTLFYFFMLDNGLDARLVSGVVYNHEKQRYPATGRTHVTILLRHENRTYLIDTGFGSNLPLRPLPLSGEPVSSSNGDFRIVPAYGEHAELGDYVLEMKLKHKHSEWMTGYVFDTAKTITDDTELNAIQRIIAEHSDSPFNKKPLVTKVTERGTITLTPSFFTEWCDGVMTKTPVDESSYRELLWRYFGMRRPR from the coding sequence ATGAGCAATGTGAACGCACCATTTCGGGCAAGAATCGGATTGTTGAACGACGGACCGCTTACGTTCGATCAGTTGAGCACTGTTCTCGAACGAACGGCATTCGCGGTCCCTTTTGAAAATTTTGCAATCATCGAATCCAGAACGCAGACCATCTCAAAGGAGCAGCTTTTGGACAAAATAACGGTTCAAGGTGAAGGAGGCCTATGCTATGAATTGAATACACTGTTTTACTTCTTCATGCTGGACAACGGACTGGACGCCCGGCTGGTCAGCGGCGTGGTATACAATCACGAGAAGCAGCGTTACCCGGCCACCGGACGTACGCATGTTACGATTCTGCTCCGGCATGAGAATCGGACTTACCTCATCGATACGGGATTCGGCAGTAATCTGCCGCTGCGACCTTTGCCGTTATCAGGCGAGCCTGTCTCCTCTTCGAATGGGGACTTTCGTATTGTCCCGGCGTACGGCGAGCATGCCGAGCTTGGTGATTACGTCCTGGAGATGAAGCTGAAGCATAAGCACAGCGAGTGGATGACCGGCTACGTATTCGATACCGCGAAGACTATTACCGACGATACCGAGCTGAATGCGATTCAGCGCATAATCGCCGAGCATTCCGACTCGCCGTTCAACAAGAAACCGCTTGTCACGAAGGTCACGGAGCGCGGAACGATCACGTTGACCCCCTCCTTCTTCACGGAGTGGTGTGACGGAGTCATGACCAAGACACCGGTAGACGAGTCTAGCTACAGGGAACTTCTGTGGCGATATTTCGGGATGCGTAGACCTCGGTAA
- a CDS encoding tyrosine-type recombinase/integrase translates to MLRIHELKDNIVFHQHDGRWLRTNVVRDYFKAVCKRANLPVLSPHALRHSHAVHLLEAGANIKYVSERLGHASVKITADTYLHVTKKIEDDALALYERYVQK, encoded by the coding sequence ATCCTGCGAATTCATGAGTTAAAAGACAATATTGTATTTCATCAGCATGATGGAAGATGGCTTCGTACTAATGTCGTTCGTGATTATTTTAAAGCCGTATGTAAAAGAGCAAACTTACCCGTTCTTTCCCCCCACGCACTTCGCCATTCTCACGCAGTCCACCTACTTGAAGCGGGCGCAAATATAAAATACGTGTCCGAGCGACTTGGACACGCAAGCGTAAAAATTACCGCAGACACGTATCTGCATGTCACAAAAAAAATAGAGGACGATGCGCTCGCCCTCTACGAAAGATATGTTCAAAAATAA
- a CDS encoding serine hydrolase domain-containing protein has protein sequence MFNKKNVIIASFFLCSSLIFLSAGPTIIKADSVITYEGTRQAAKEKADLLTNTYGTNSVQYAIIDHGSIVVSGQSGKNNEKGQNPLTKDTMYGIGSTSKMFTTVAVMQLVDQDRIDLDTPIVQYIPEFTMKDERYKQITPRMLLNHSSGLDGSSMTNAFLFEDNDTYAYDTLLKQLAGQTLKADPGAYSVYCNDGFTLAQILIERVSGMDFTFYIHRYITEPLGMANTVTPLDSPNTAKMAGLYYPTYAGQLPNETFNVIGTGGIYSTAEDLARFSQIFTGEAEEVLSGKSAAAMAQDEYKTPLWPDDADNSTEYGLGWDSVNLYPFGEYGIKALTKGGNTFLYHSSLVVLPEQNMAAAVVSSGGRSEFDELLAKEILLQALKENGTIAEFKPEKSYGVPVKANMPESVLQYSGIYGATNTTINIDITEGGVMSITSEQSPDNPAQIFEYSADGTFKSADGNVMISFVTEENGRIYLWMRQYASLPGLGQRAVSEYNAEKLQPQDLPTETKEAWIQRDGKKYYPLNEKYTSLIYLVSGTIQLNVSKQLPGYVLDKRITGPNTAVSELQIPGTSGRDLSGYTFFTLDGVEYLNIGGSILVNEDAVKPVNVAEKSIVTIPSSGYAKWYTISDKDGGKTVKVSMSSKASFAVYNAEGTCIYFSVIGTNDQVELPAGGSIVFAGDAGTKFEISAQ, from the coding sequence ATGTTTAACAAAAAAAATGTTATCATCGCAAGTTTTTTTTTATGTTCATCTCTAATTTTCCTTTCAGCAGGACCAACAATTATTAAAGCTGATTCTGTGATCACCTACGAAGGAACCAGGCAAGCTGCGAAGGAGAAGGCAGATCTCCTCACGAATACTTACGGAACGAACAGCGTGCAGTACGCCATTATCGATCATGGCAGCATCGTCGTATCCGGCCAATCCGGCAAGAATAATGAGAAGGGACAGAATCCGCTCACGAAAGACACGATGTACGGGATCGGCTCGACGAGTAAAATGTTTACCACGGTTGCCGTCATGCAGTTGGTCGACCAAGATAGAATCGATCTCGATACGCCGATCGTCCAGTATATCCCCGAGTTTACGATGAAGGATGAACGTTACAAGCAGATTACGCCGCGCATGCTGCTGAATCATTCTTCCGGTCTGGACGGATCGTCGATGACGAACGCCTTTTTATTCGAAGATAACGATACTTACGCCTACGACACACTACTGAAGCAACTGGCCGGTCAGACCTTGAAGGCGGACCCCGGCGCTTATTCAGTTTACTGCAACGACGGATTTACGCTGGCCCAGATTCTGATCGAGCGAGTCAGCGGTATGGACTTTACCTTTTATATCCATCGATATATTACGGAACCTCTGGGTATGGCCAATACGGTGACGCCGCTCGATTCTCCGAACACAGCGAAGATGGCGGGACTCTATTATCCTACCTACGCAGGGCAACTTCCCAACGAGACGTTCAACGTGATCGGAACGGGAGGCATTTATTCCACGGCGGAAGATTTGGCTCGATTCTCGCAAATTTTCACGGGGGAAGCGGAAGAAGTCTTGTCCGGCAAATCGGCTGCGGCCATGGCGCAAGACGAGTATAAGACACCTTTGTGGCCTGATGATGCGGACAACTCAACCGAATACGGTCTCGGCTGGGACAGTGTCAATCTGTATCCCTTCGGCGAATACGGAATAAAGGCGCTGACCAAAGGCGGGAACACGTTTCTCTATCACTCATCGCTCGTTGTGCTTCCCGAGCAAAACATGGCAGCAGCTGTCGTCTCTTCCGGCGGGCGCAGCGAGTTCGACGAGCTTCTGGCGAAAGAAATCCTGCTTCAGGCACTGAAGGAGAACGGGACAATTGCCGAATTTAAACCTGAAAAGTCGTACGGTGTGCCGGTAAAGGCTAATATGCCGGAGTCCGTGCTGCAGTATTCGGGAATCTATGGCGCGACCAATACAACGATAAACATCGATATTACCGAAGGCGGCGTCATGTCCATTACTTCGGAGCAGTCGCCCGATAATCCGGCCCAGATCTTCGAGTATTCGGCGGACGGCACGTTCAAGAGTGCGGATGGGAATGTGATGATCAGCTTCGTGACGGAGGAGAACGGCCGCATCTACTTATGGATGCGTCAATACGCTTCGCTGCCGGGTCTTGGGCAGAGGGCAGTTTCAGAGTACAACGCCGAGAAGCTCCAGCCCCAAGATCTTCCGACAGAGACAAAAGAAGCATGGATTCAGCGCGACGGCAAGAAGTATTATCCACTGAATGAGAAGTATACGTCGCTCATTTATTTGGTGTCGGGAACCATCCAATTGAATGTGTCGAAACAATTGCCGGGGTACGTGTTGGATAAGCGAATAACAGGCCCGAATACGGCCGTCTCCGAATTGCAAATTCCAGGAACGAGCGGCCGGGATCTCTCAGGTTATACGTTCTTTACACTGGACGGCGTTGAGTACCTGAATATTGGTGGAAGCATCTTAGTAAACGAGGACGCCGTGAAGCCTGTCAACGTCGCTGAGAAGTCAATCGTTACCATTCCGTCGAGCGGCTACGCCAAATGGTATACGATAAGCGATAAAGACGGGGGCAAAACCGTTAAGGTGAGCATGTCCTCGAAGGCTTCCTTCGCTGTTTATAATGCAGAGGGGACATGTATCTACTTCAGTGTCATCGGAACCAATGATCAGGTCGAGCTGCCTGCGGGAGGATCGATTGTTTTCGCCGGGGATGCCGGCACGAAGTTCGAGATTTCCGCGCAGTAA
- a CDS encoding SDR family NAD(P)-dependent oxidoreductase has protein sequence MSHKPLLVIVGSGPGVSASIAKKFGSNGFRVILISRTESSLQRSLESLRQLQIESHGITADASDPDSLKTAFKQIKDSFGTTDVLVYNAAHIVPGDPLSLTEQQLIEDFKVNTVGALTSAQQVIPDMVERKQGTLFFTGGSIALNPNPLYTSLSIGKAATRSLALSIAETVSPFGIYVGQVLIADHVKKGTYYDPDRIADVHWELYNKKDQREYLFRE, from the coding sequence ATGAGCCATAAACCTCTGTTAGTCATCGTCGGTTCTGGACCGGGAGTAAGCGCCAGTATAGCCAAAAAGTTCGGAAGCAATGGCTTCCGAGTGATTCTCATATCAAGAACCGAATCATCACTGCAACGCAGCTTGGAATCCCTTCGACAGTTACAAATTGAATCGCACGGAATTACTGCAGATGCATCAGATCCGGATTCATTAAAAACAGCCTTTAAACAGATAAAAGATTCATTTGGAACCACCGATGTTTTGGTATATAATGCGGCACACATCGTGCCAGGGGATCCCCTTTCGTTAACTGAACAGCAGCTTATTGAAGATTTTAAGGTGAATACTGTTGGTGCGTTGACCAGCGCTCAACAAGTAATTCCGGATATGGTCGAACGTAAACAGGGGACACTCTTTTTCACAGGTGGCAGTATTGCGCTGAATCCGAATCCCCTTTATACCTCTTTATCCATCGGCAAAGCAGCGACCCGCTCGCTTGCACTTTCAATAGCGGAGACAGTGTCTCCCTTTGGAATTTATGTAGGTCAGGTTCTAATCGCTGATCATGTCAAAAAGGGGACGTATTACGATCCAGACCGGATAGCCGACGTGCATTGGGAATTATATAACAAAAAAGACCAGAGGGAGTATTTGTTTAGGGAATGA
- a CDS encoding IS3 family transposase (programmed frameshift): MSKEKYCATEKLAILEEVSSGKIGFIAATKRYGMNKTTLMKWQRRYKLYGYEGLERSTRNRSYSAELKLQAVKDYVEGGLSKYRIIDKYRISSTTQLSNWIKKYNGHSSLKAYKGEAQAMTKGRSTTWDERIDIVHYCLAHQHDYHKTAGQFQVSYQQVYQWVKKFEAGGADALKDGRGRKKAPEEMTEADRQKLEMKKMEYEMERLRAENAFLKKLPGNPKEAKLSQYRQENVYLAIQALQEEESISIQLLCEVAGVARSSYYKWLNRKPSSREQENERLTKMMMSIYEKVEKTFGYRQLTLHMRKETGQTINHKRVYRLMKVKGIQSVIRRKRKKYPHSTPQHVAENVLNRNFQAAEPNEKWVTDVTEFKYGNGQKAYLSAILDLHDKSIVSRVVGHSNNNPLVFETLKQALQAAPGSKPMLHSDRGFQYTSLDFKKLLDDNELTQSMSRVGRCIDNGPMESFWGTLKCEKYYLHTYQTFEELERDILAYIDFYNNERLQAKLNGLSPMEYRTKAA; encoded by the exons ATGTCTAAAGAAAAATACTGTGCTACGGAGAAACTTGCTATCCTTGAAGAAGTTTCAAGTGGAAAAATTGGTTTTATCGCTGCAACCAAAAGATACGGTATGAATAAAACAACTTTAATGAAATGGCAGCGTCGTTATAAGCTATATGGGTATGAAGGACTGGAAAGAAGTACTCGCAATCGAAGTTACAGCGCTGAGCTGAAGCTTCAAGCGGTGAAAGATTATGTAGAGGGTGGATTGTCAAAATACCGGATCATCGACAAATACAGGATCTCAAGTACAACGCAGCTTTCTAACTGGATTAAGAAGTATAATGGTCATAGCAGCTTAAAAGCCTACAAAGGGGAAGCACAAGCTATGACAAAGGGTCGCTCTACTACGTGGGATGAGAGGATCGATATCGTCCACTATTGCCTGGCACATCAGCATGACTATCATAAGACAGCTGGCCAGTTTCAGGTCTCCTACCAGCAAGTATATCAATGGGTGAAGAAATTCGAAGCCGGCGGTGCGGATGCTTTAAAGGATGGCCGGGGGCGAAAGAAGGCGCCGGAAGAGATGACGGAGGCAGATCGCCAGAAGCTCGAGATGAAGAAGATGGAATACGAAATGGAGAGGCTTCGGGCGGAGAATGCATTTCTAAAAAAGTTAC CGGGAAATCCAAAGGAGGCGAAGCTAAGCCAATATCGCCAAGAGAACGTCTACCTTGCCATCCAAGCGCTTCAGGAAGAGGAGTCGATCAGCATTCAACTTCTGTGTGAAGTCGCAGGAGTTGCACGCTCAAGCTATTACAAATGGTTAAACCGCAAACCCAGCTCTCGTGAGCAGGAGAATGAGCGGCTGACAAAGATGATGATGTCCATATATGAAAAAGTAGAGAAAACCTTTGGGTACCGCCAATTAACACTCCACATGCGCAAGGAAACCGGACAGACGATTAACCATAAACGCGTGTACCGGCTGATGAAAGTCAAGGGAATCCAGTCGGTCATCCGCAGGAAGAGAAAGAAATACCCTCATTCTACTCCCCAGCACGTGGCCGAGAATGTGCTGAATCGTAATTTCCAAGCAGCTGAACCCAATGAGAAATGGGTAACGGATGTAACAGAATTTAAATACGGCAACGGTCAGAAAGCGTATTTAAGCGCGATTCTCGATCTTCATGATAAATCCATCGTCTCCAGAGTAGTGGGGCATTCCAACAACAACCCACTTGTTTTCGAGACGTTGAAGCAAGCCTTGCAAGCAGCTCCAGGAAGCAAACCAATGCTTCATAGTGACAGAGGATTTCAATACACTTCACTTGACTTCAAAAAGCTTTTGGACGATAACGAACTGACTCAAAGTATGTCCCGGGTTGGGCGGTGTATCGATAACGGGCCGATGGAATCCTTCTGGGGGACCTTAAAATGCGAGAAGTATTATCTACACACTTACCAAACCTTTGAGGAGCTTGAGAGAGACATTCTGGCTTACATCGATTTTTACAATAACGAACGATTACAAGCAAAACTAAACGGCCTCAGTCCAATGGAATACAGGACCAAGGCCGCTTAA
- a CDS encoding winged helix-turn-helix transcriptional regulator → MANAPEKKCPVETTIDVIGGKWKGVILYHLMGGTKRFGELRKIYPQVTHHILTLQLRELEREGIIERKTYNQVPPKVEYSLTEFGKTLNPIILLMKEWGELYNERASRHPLSSDD, encoded by the coding sequence ATGGCAAATGCTCCAGAAAAAAAGTGTCCAGTCGAAACGACGATTGATGTTATTGGTGGAAAGTGGAAAGGAGTGATTCTTTATCACTTAATGGGCGGAACGAAGCGTTTCGGCGAACTTCGCAAAATTTACCCTCAAGTCACTCATCATATTCTTACCTTGCAACTACGGGAACTCGAACGTGAAGGTATCATAGAGCGCAAAACGTACAACCAGGTGCCGCCAAAGGTAGAATACTCGCTAACGGAATTTGGTAAAACCTTGAACCCAATTATTTTACTGATGAAAGAGTGGGGAGAGCTTTATAATGAACGAGCAAGCCGGCATCCTCTTTCCTCGGATGATTGA
- a CDS encoding SDR family NAD(P)-dependent oxidoreductase yields MGKVKEMKRFEGQTAIVTGGGTGMGRAAALRLGKEGANVVIAGRRPKELQEVYEEIVSQGGKSLAVQTDIADPRQVEALVNKTLDVFGSLDMAWNNAGILGAFSPVHKLSFEDFDTLMSVNLRGVFACLKYEIAAMLDRGIRGSIVNTSSWTAHGAMAGTSGYAASKGALDAMMRTVALEVGPSNIRVNNVSPGMIATPMSQEVLSDETTALPFVKQTPLQRVGQSEDVADAVVWLLSDDARFVTGQSILVDGGYTIGGLRP; encoded by the coding sequence ATGGGGAAAGTGAAAGAGATGAAGCGATTTGAGGGCCAGACAGCGATAGTCACTGGAGGCGGCACCGGGATGGGCCGCGCTGCAGCGCTAAGACTCGGTAAAGAAGGAGCCAATGTTGTCATAGCGGGCCGACGGCCGAAAGAGCTTCAAGAAGTTTATGAAGAAATTGTCTCTCAGGGAGGTAAGTCCCTCGCTGTTCAGACTGACATTGCCGATCCTCGTCAGGTCGAAGCGCTTGTAAATAAGACGCTGGATGTATTTGGTAGTCTGGATATGGCTTGGAACAACGCCGGCATTCTTGGTGCTTTCTCACCTGTCCACAAGCTATCCTTTGAAGATTTCGATACTCTGATGTCAGTCAATCTGCGTGGTGTGTTCGCCTGTCTAAAATACGAGATCGCAGCCATGCTCGACCGTGGAATCCGAGGCTCGATCGTTAACACTTCTTCGTGGACGGCGCATGGGGCAATGGCAGGTACTTCAGGCTACGCTGCCTCCAAGGGAGCACTCGATGCAATGATGAGAACCGTGGCTTTGGAGGTTGGTCCTAGCAACATTCGAGTTAACAATGTCAGTCCTGGAATGATTGCAACCCCAATGTCGCAGGAGGTTCTAAGCGACGAGACTACGGCGCTTCCCTTCGTCAAGCAAACTCCCTTACAGCGGGTGGGTCAATCCGAAGATGTGGCGGATGCAGTGGTCTGGCTTCTCTCCGACGACGCTCGTTTTGTTACTGGTCAGAGCATACTCGTAGATGGCGGTTACACTATCGGCGGATTACGCCCGTGA
- a CDS encoding NAD(P)-dependent oxidoreductase, which produces MRSSNRSENIRVGTENTVGKSKSVTVIGLGPMGKAMAAAFLEHGFKVTVWNRTSNKADELITKGAVKASTVHEALAANELVILSLTDYDAMYTILEPASENLSGKVLVNLSSDTPEKAREAAKWLANRGARHITGGVQVPPSGIGKPESSTYYSGPKEVFEANKETLEVLTGTDYRGEDPGLAALYYQIQMDMFWTAMLSYLHATAVAQANGITAEQFLPYAAETMSSLPKFIEFYTPRINAGEYPGDVDRLAMGMASVEHVVHTTQDAGIDITLPTAVLEVFRRGMENGHAGNSFTSLIEIFKKSNIRP; this is translated from the coding sequence TTGAGAAGTAGCAATCGAAGTGAGAACATTCGTGTTGGAACCGAGAATACAGTTGGGAAGAGCAAATCGGTGACGGTCATCGGGCTTGGTCCGATGGGTAAGGCGATGGCGGCCGCTTTCCTTGAGCATGGCTTTAAGGTGACCGTGTGGAATAGGACTTCAAACAAAGCAGACGAACTCATAACAAAAGGAGCCGTTAAGGCGTCGACGGTCCACGAAGCGTTGGCGGCCAATGAGCTAGTCATCCTCAGCCTAACGGACTACGATGCGATGTACACTATTCTTGAACCGGCATCGGAGAATCTGTCCGGCAAGGTTCTCGTCAACCTGAGCTCGGACACTCCGGAGAAAGCTCGCGAGGCGGCGAAGTGGTTGGCCAACCGTGGAGCCCGGCACATCACAGGCGGCGTTCAGGTCCCTCCTTCTGGCATCGGTAAACCAGAGTCCTCCACTTACTACAGCGGCCCGAAAGAGGTGTTTGAGGCCAACAAGGAGACACTCGAAGTCCTGACCGGAACTGACTATCGGGGAGAAGATCCGGGACTTGCGGCACTATACTACCAGATCCAGATGGACATGTTCTGGACAGCCATGCTCAGCTACCTCCATGCCACTGCGGTGGCCCAAGCGAACGGTATTACGGCTGAGCAGTTTCTGCCATACGCCGCCGAGACAATGTCGTCGCTGCCGAAGTTCATCGAGTTCTACACACCCCGGATTAACGCGGGTGAATATCCCGGTGACGTGGACAGACTTGCCATGGGAATGGCGAGCGTCGAGCACGTCGTTCATACGACCCAAGATGCCGGCATCGATATCACCCTGCCAACCGCTGTTTTGGAAGTTTTCAGACGCGGCATGGAGAACGGTCATGCCGGCAATAGCTTCACTAGCCTCATTGAAATCTTCAAGAAGTCCAATATTCGTCCATAA